One window of the Colletotrichum destructivum chromosome 4, complete sequence genome contains the following:
- a CDS encoding Putative target SNARE coiled-coil domain, BET1, SNARE domain-containing protein produces the protein MHRFGASSLHQRDSRSALFEGYTGDNGRRPVSASPSGLGGGYGYGYAGGSSPPAPSVGGSHLGVDGGRGFRPATPNKRGQYSDAVLNELESQNDAQVEGIMGKVKILKSMTVAIGDEIRESSALAEKMNDTFDSTRLRIRGTMNRMLLMAERTGVGWKVWLGFFAAVCFIFMYVWLF, from the exons ATGCACAGATTCGGCGCCTCCTCTCTGCACCAGCGCGACTCCCGCAGCGCCCTCTTCGAGGGCTACACCGGCGACAACGGCCGGCGACCCGTcagcgcctcgccctcggggCTTGGTGGTGGATACGGCTACGGATACGCGGGAGgcagctcgccgcccgcgccatcCGTGGGCGGGAGccatctcggcgtcgacgggggcCGGGGGTTCCGGCCTGCGACGCCGAATAAACG GGGCCAGTATAGCGACGCCGTGCTGAACGAGCTCGAGAGTCAGAATGACGCGCAGGTCGAGGGCATCATGGGCAAGGTCAAGATCTTGAAGAGC ATGACGGTAGCCATCGGGGACGAGATCCGCGAGTCCTCGGCgctcgccgagaagatgaACGACACCTTCGACTCGACGCGCCTGCGCATCCGCGGCACCATGAACCGCATGCTGCTCATGGCCGAGCGCACTGGCGTTGGCTGGAAGGTCtggctcggcttcttcgccgccgtaTGCTTCATCTTCATGTACGTGTGGCTATTCTAA
- a CDS encoding Putative anaphase-promoting complex subunit 15/mnd2, with translation MFGLLPDLTPRDSHSIWYTSSRNPVTQAALLEAHDQRENNNNNNNNHGGPSQQQQQQHSSSSRRAGQLLIERSALARLRIDEQQMDRRRLHVQNFGSTWLKPPGVPKSLHQIREELREQQEHAEAMRREQLAQELADAEAAGQDGLEDIVEGEEGEEPRDLDDEIPDAEESFGFDGGEDSMADELSSSEGGIIDNGGGGGGSNSSDDDDEVDDDDDDDDDATAVDEDEGERRDVLVAARMRMADDAFRQAMARGDVDGDDMYGAEEELEASGQGDMLDEEDLLAPGQGVGADDDLGMDMDADLDDEIPEARDLSGVYEHTDSEAELSMVSSSDARGATSDEEEDDDDVGDISFAPRAAPLRAPLSPTGDRGRGLRLAAAPRSSLDLSGLLSADGSSMMDSSPNVRAYRR, from the exons ATGTTCGGCCTTCTCCCAGACTTGACGCCACGAGAC TCGCACTCGATCTGGTATACCTCCTCCCGCAACCCCGTAACCCaagccgccctcctcgaagCCCACGACCAGCGCGaaaacaacaataacaacaacaacaatcaTGGCGGCCCCTcccaacaacagcagcaacaacacagCTCGTCCTCGCGCCGCGCCGGTCAGCTGCTCATAGAACGATCAGCGCTCGCACGGCTTCGGATCGACGAGCAGCAGATGGACCGTCGCCGGCTGCACGTCCAGAACTTTGGCAGCACGTGGCTGAAGCCCCCTGGCGTGCCCAAGAGCCTACATCAGATTCGGGAGGAGCTGcgcgagcagcaggagcatGCCGAGGCCATGAGGCGGGAGCAGCTCGCgcaggagctcgccgacgccgaggccgcggggCAAGACGGGCTCGAGGATattgtcgagggcgaggagggagaagagccgcgggacctggacgacgagatcccggacgccgaggaaAGTTTCGGGTTCGATGGCGGAGAGGACAGTATGGCGGATGAGCTGTCGAGTAGTGAGGGCGGTATCATTGATAacggtggtggcggcggcggcagcaacagcagcgacgacgatgacgaggttgatgatgatgacgatgacgatgacgatgcgacggccgtcgatgaggatgagggcgagAGACGCGACGTGCTGGTCGCTGCGAGGATGCgcatggccgacgacgccttcCGACAGGCCATGGCCCggggcgacgtcgacggcgacgacatgTACGGCGCAGaagaggagctcgaggcctCGGGCCAGGGCGAcatgctcgacgaggaggacctcctcgcccccggccaaggcgtcggcgccgacgacgacttgGGTATGGACATGGACGccgacctggacgacgagatcccTGAGGCCAGAGATCTAAGCGGGGTGTACGAGCACACAGACTCGGAAGCCGAGTTGAGCATggtcagcagcagcgatGCACGCGGGGCGAcctccgacgaggaggaggacgacgatgatgtaGGGGACATCAGCTTCGCGCCGAGGGCAGCGCCGCTGAGGGCGCCGCTGAGTCCAACGGGGGACCGCGGGCGGGGGCTACgcctcgcggcggcgccgaggagcagTCTGGACCTCAGCGGGTTGCTGTCCGCGGATGGGAGCAGCATGATGGATAGTAGTCCGAACGTAAGGGCCTACAGGCGTTGA